The Ischnura elegans chromosome 10, ioIscEleg1.1, whole genome shotgun sequence genome contains the following window.
atgcagcagaagagaagaagtaaagaccaaatagggaaacaaaatttaaataaaagctggtaATGGCCACATGATCACCTCATCGCACAGCagcagttataggaaaccaggacttttgGCAATTTGTCTACGGAGGCCAGTGCCTGGCAGAGAAGTAGTAAAACTTTACCGCAATATTTTAATAGGTACGACACATTTCGGCTTACAGAGCTATCCTCTGGTAAAGACCAGAGGATGGCTCCAGAAGAGGTCTTGTACCAGAGGATAGCTCTGTAAGCCGAAATTTGTCGTACGCATGAAAacattgtggaaaagtgctaccagattttttatttaaatatgtcgaacttccaccatataatgCCTGAATCTGTTGTActtagggaaacaaaaactgaaagagttggatgaattctgttatttgggaggCAGGATGACTAGTGATGCGAGAAACAAGAAAGATATTAACTGCAGAATAGCCCAGCTGAAGAGAGCATTCCTCCTAAAAAAAGATCTACTTATAGCAGGAAATTCAAACATGGAAGTAAGGCAACAGTTTATCAGCACttaaatttggagtatgcttctgtatggaagtgaggcatggacaatgatagcaGTAGAGAAATCTAGGGTAGTGGCCTTTGAAAATGTGATGCCACAgtaaaatgatgaggatcaaatggatcgaatgagttagcaatgaggaagttCGTAGAAAAGTAgcagagaagaaaagcctcatgaaaatcttgacAAGAAGACAGAATGGCCTTACAGACAATCATCGTTTTGTAAAATACTACATATTTGATAACtaaacaacatatttatttataacaaaattcaaTTAGTTACTACTATTTTTTAGTTTACGTATTCTTTTTTGGAATACGAATGCTGTTAAATAGTAAGAATGACCAATTAGGTACCTTAGGCTATTAATTAAACACACTATATTAAAAGATACTCCGGCAAGAAAagtaaaaggtgaaaaaaaatgcTCCATTTGAGATTCAAACGTGGGCTTCTCTGTTTTCTGCTGAAAGTGATACCTGtaaggagaggaaaaaatgtgagaGGTAAGATTTCGATCAGTTTGGTCATGGACTGGAGTTTCCCCCTGGTTGATTACTTTTGCTAGGGCTCTTACCCGAACTCTTTAACCTTAAGTTCAAGCCTTTAGGATTTGACTCCTTATCATGGGAGGGTGTGTATGTATTTCTGAAAGTGATTGTGACACCTGAGTGGAGTGATAGTGGAGTAATTTATTGTGCTATACCTCCAAAAATATCTAGAGAGAGGTGCAGAAACCTTAGGTTGGAAGGGGAATTATATCTGCTGCCGCCATAACTGGCAATGTACACATTAGGAGATATTGACCCTTCCATGATGGTGTGGGGACACCAGTGTCACAAAATTTGACACTAAAGATTTATTACCCTATTTGATGCATTCATGAATTAACATGACCTTTATCAAATGGCATTCAAAGGACTGAGTTTCATCAACTtctaaaatgtctttttttaatggGGTACCAAAATAGCCATATTTCGTTGGACTTCTATACCCATTTTCTTCTTGTGTAACTGTGGAAACTCAGTCACCCTATTCAtactgatattttaatttttaataggaattatttgtttgaaattacCTATAATGCCAAATCTAATGCACAAGAATTTGTTTGGTTATGACTAAGAGGGCTTTAAAGCTCCTAGTGGAGTAAAATCATAAAACTTATTGTACTGTCCActgatttattaatgataacaatGAGCTTAGCTTCATCGTCTTGCGAGCAACCCAACCTTTCTGCTATATATACTTGTCAATTTACCTGTAATTCTTCACCTTGACATTGTTACattgtaacgaaaccatggtcggtctcaataaattgccaagtggaaatagcaaagttattattccttccatTCCTACTAAAAAGCAAGAGTCCAAGGATTGATCCTTTAGGGACACCATGTTTCACCATTTTTGTGCTTgatgaaaaagtatgaaatatgCTGGTATTAGTGTCATAGTGAGAAATTTGGGTTGTTTGTTttctgttgattagatatgattTCATCCAAGTGGGTGCAAGTCCATAATTATACCATAGTTGGTTAAACATTGAAGCAGGAGGTCATAACTTACTTTATCGAATACCTTCTTTTGTGTGCTCAATATACAGTGTCTGATTCTTGCAATCTATACCTATTATATAAAGTGTCATTTAAGAACTCATATGGTGTATCAGTGGTTGACTCGTTCTGCATAAACCCAAATTGGGAAGAAGTTATAGTTGAGTAATATTATGTGTTAATTGTAATATGTGAGTAATAGTTGGTATTGCAATGCAACTAGAGTATTGAAAGTTTCAGCAGACTAATGGGTTTACTTGTAGCTCATGAGTTTTTCTCCAATCTCtggttaaaattatttctttttttacagtgCCCTGAAAGATGCACGCCAGAAATTGTTGTTGGTGATTGTGGATCCACATCAGCCCAGCGCTGATGTTGAAGAATTGCTGAAAAACTACTTGTCTCTATTAACGGGTTTCTTGCTGGCAATAGATGAAAAGCAAGAGGAAAGCAATGATCCAAGTAAACTTagaaataactttattttcaaATGGACTCATACGCTTCTAGGAAATGTCCCTCAGTAAGTCTCCAACATTCTCCTCCTATCAGGTATTGCTTTCTTGGGTCAGGATGTTTTATCAAGCTTTCTTACAGGTCAGTCCATGATGCTTTTTATGAGGCTGCCAGCATGAGCATCAACGTGGCCATATGGCATATGAAGCATGCGTCAATGATAGCTGCTGGCGACCAGTAAGCCCTCTATTAATATATTCATTGTTACATGGTaaaagtatttcattatttttttctctcattcaaATCTTTTTGTAGTGTTTCTCTTGTTCAGTCCAAGGAAGTACACTCAGAATTGAAGCTTGCTGCctcaatatttaaatttgtggaagATTTTTATCTTCCTAGATTTCTTGAAAAGCCAATGCCTGGAAGTGATTTTGACCCTAAAGTTTTGAAGGCTTTTATAAATCAGAGTATTGCTGAAGCCCAAGAaggtaaataaaactttttgcggTACATTTTGAGTATCACAATATAAATGTCAGTGGCTTCTCCAAGTTTTcgtaatttatttaatgttttccaGTGACTGTTGCTAGAGCCATCGAACTGAAACACAACCCAAACATTATTGCTGGCATAGCTAATGAAACTTCAAAAAGGTTCTTGTCTGCTTTTAACTCCCTAGAGGGTGTAAGAGAGGCAGCTCAATGGAGGACTTACTTAAAGCTGAAGTCATTGATTTATCTTTCATTTGTAAGTAGCtgacattttattattcattatttattacctatattttatttcatatgcattattcataatttgatttataatgttttctcTTGCCATTTGATCGTACAGGTCAAAGataatttttcagcaaatttttagGCATATTTGTGATCTCAAAAGCAGGTAGATATCTCAGAGAGGTACATACTAGAACATGGACCAGTCTTTATACCTTAGCAGTATATGTATACCGAAATTCTACATTCTAGTCTATTCAAGTTGTATTATATCGTTCAGACAGTTGAATTAATAACCATAATTACAGATGGTTTCTAATTGCCCCAACTCTAAATCCATTGTTGTCACACAAGAAAGTGATATTAGCTATCTCTACTATTTATTTTACGCTTTCCCAGTAACCCaaaggaaaacatttcaaaaaacttattacaaaaacactttacaaaaaatataccaaaaaacgtaaaaatctatatatataaaagaaagtcgaaaatcatgttagttagaacacttataactcgagaacgtctgcaccgattttagtgacattaggctctttggattcatctcagccccggataacatatagggcattaaaaaataggaaaagttcaccaaaaaaattcaactttatcttatgtttttaggagttgattgttaagacggtaaaaaaaaggtttattttcgtttttactaatgtattgactgatctttttaacgatatttaaaaaaaaaaacaaaaaaaattttagtgttcaaacatgttaataatattaaagtaatattaaaatagtattaaaataattgaattagaggtaagctcagctcgaattgagttgtcaacaaacacataactaccgtgtgtgtaaacaaatctccaagcaattgttgattatcagtaatgtccgtgtactctgcatgaattcaaatcttttaactttgtaataaacgaagacgaagtcaccatctatctatctgaatatttaaagtccttggacgcacctggcttaccacggcacgatttagacagctaaaggtaggctctgtgttcatgatctttcgaaacctaaaccaaccaaaactattcaacggaacgtgtttggttattaaaaaaactgataatgaaagtgattcacgccactatactcaatggaaaattcaaagatgaggaagttctcaatccgaagattccatgatcccaacttatatgcccttttgagcttaaacgtattcaatttccaattcgtgttgcattcgtgataacgattaacaaatcgcatggtcagtttttgtgatgtctgttctcatgtgtcagtgaaaacccatgattttctcatggtaaataatgtgtggtatgtttacgagtcggtaaaccatccgctgtatttcttccttcgcttcaagggcgcagctaggaatttaggataggcgcagctaatactggctgGTCTATGGGGtgtagaaaactcgccaaggtaagcgagaggtgtgggggccctccccagacattttttaggataaaaggttaaaaatggtaggttttgcggctgtgtgaacagttaaatattttgtgactcatccgtccccctaatattaataaccaaatgttttataaaaagattctctgagcttttgggggtgTTTTAACCcctaaaaacccccctcgctgcgtctcTTCTTAGGAGACAGTTTCTTAGACATTACAGGaaaagaaatatcaaaataatacacaaatttatcatgaaaaatattgaatttttcattaaaatcagatgCACAAAGAACATCCGTTCACAACTCAACACTGAGAGAACTGAGAAAATTAGCTTTATTGGATTCAGTAAAATAACGCCTGGTACAAACTTTAACAGAGGTATTTTGAATTATAGAAAATTTTGACAGGACTGGATAGTGATCAGATATATCAGAGGAGATAACTGAAGTGGTAATTAAGTTTGTATCCACATTAGAAATAACATCATCTTAAAGGGTATTGGTGTGATTAGTACACCGTGTTGGTGAGGATACATTATTAGAAAGATTAAAAGATCTCAAAAGGTTAACAAAGTCCTCTCTATTGCGGGAATTAGATAGCATATCACAATTGAAGTCACCTGTAAGAATAATCTGTGAAGATTCACAAGAGCCAACAAGAATGCCCAACATACTACCCAATTTGTTTAGGAACAGCTGAAAATTACCTATGGGAGAACGATAAACAGTAACAAGAAAGAGAGACACATCACCAATAATAACCTTAGCAACTGCTGACTCAAATTCACACTCGGTGTTGACATGGTCAAGAGACACATGAGAGCTGTGATCAGCCAGTATGTAAGCAACTTCATCTCGAGCCAAAATTAATACACCACCATTCTTATGCACAGAGCGACAAAAAGAACTAACGACATGAAAACCTGGTATACTGAGAGAAGAAACCTCTCTCACCTGTTGAACCTCTCTTACtatttcatctgaaaatcttcccacagcaTGCTTGGCAACTCCTAGCTTCTTTTGGGCTCTCTAAGGTTAAGgccaaatctgtgctagctggatTATGACCATCAAGGGTCATGCGGTCGACAATAAAGGAGTAACAACGTTTTCATCGGCTAGGAAAACTTTCAAGACCCATGGTTTGACCTGTTGGTTGTCTCAATACTCTGGCTCATCCTTTGGTGACTTTTCACCCCTTAGTGACGCTTGGTGGACTTGACGGTTGGCTATATCCAATGTGTGAACAGTACAGACACCCTTGAAACCTAGGGTTTGACGTCatcgttttcattttttccaccccTGTGACCTTATGTGAAATTTTTTCTTGGTTTGTAGGCTTACTGCTTTTTTGGGGAAACACTTTTATCCCAGGATAAATGTGGTGATGCCATGCGTGCTCTGCAGGAAAGTCAAACCTGTAAGTATGTACCTATGTATTTGGAGCTCTATTGTCATATGGAGTCCtttatttgattattaaatgGAATGGTGTGTGCACAAGGGAGCATGGTGGCCAGTTTGGTGTAGCATAGGGCTGGTAACCAAATGGTCCCTGGGTCAAATATGGTGGGTAGTCTTTAGACACTGCACTcaaaaatcctcaaagtgtgaGTTGCCTCAGTGAAAAGGCCATACCCTGAGTGTGAGAATTTCACATGCCTATGGCTTAATACATACATGGTGAGAATAAATGGATTAGTAGGTTTTTTGTGTATAAagacatttttgttttttgctAAAGCTGTATTTACACAGGCAATGTTTTGTGCAAATTGTTTTTGTAACAATTTGCTAATGATATTTAATTGGAAGGATAATATTTCAGAAGTTGATTGGTTGCTGGCAACAAGATTCCTCAAAATTCCTTgcagaaatcaaaatttttcaaagtgGTTATCGGGAAGTCATTTGTACAAGCTAACTTGAagaaaaaattgctaattttagtacatataaaaatttttctAACCTTCACCCAAAGaccaatttttattgcttaacaTATTACATATGCAAGGGCTTCAGTAAATTGATGATAATTATTGTTTGCATCTAGTCCTATTAATTTCAGTTAAATGATTTGAACTGACCACCTTTATAAGGAAAGTCAGCAGGAAtcccaatttttaaataataaaagtacTTGGTCTATGGtcaaagttttaatgaaaatgattatgaATACATATTGCTTTTATCGTATTTCCCCGattatagtccccctctgaatattgtccccccccccctaattttgaggcttcagtttcgggaaaagttaaaaaaatgcatttgaatattgtcccctcctttacttttaccacaggcatttttggaaaaaagagggggactatattcagacatatacgctATTTGGGAATTCATACACTGGAGAATAAAACGAAAACCAGAAGAATTCCTAGATTGTGAGGACCAGTTTGGATTTAGGAAAAGTGAGGGCACATGAGAagcaattttcaaatcaacaaaaagaagactaaggtacATGCTAGTATGCGGCAAAAAAGAGGATGCTAAGACAAGCATTAAATTGGGAAAACTAAAGCTTGAAGAAGTGAAACAGTTTTGTTGCCTTGGAAGTCGAATAACTAACGATggacgaagaaagaaagaaatagtctgtagaatagcgcaggcgtagagggctttctacaaaaagaagaatcttcttacagctgagaatacacgtgtagaagtgaggaaaaaattcatcaggtgCTATCTATGGAGTATGTTCctttatggaagcgaggcttggaattggacagcagcagagaagtcaagagtaaaAGCATTGGagatgtggtgctaccaaagaatgatgaaaataaaatggattgaccaagtTCCAagtagagtgggagaaaagagaatttggccacattatgaggcatgataacCTGATTGAAACATTGTATGAGGACGGGTGGATGGGAAGTGGGGAAAGGGATGGTCCCTAGTGAATTGCGTAGAATCATTaattaaggatataaaagagaagaaatagatcACTATGAAAGGACTAGCAGGTAGGAGAGGggaatggtgagctgcgtcaaaccaatctcaggattgttgacttatgatgatgatgagaaattGTCCTCAAGATCTTTACCACGCCATATGTTTTATGGAGGGCAATCTTCCTCTCAAGTCATCTCTAAGTGGGCTAAATTCATCACAGTGATTCATCTCTTCTGATCATCTTAATGAGCGCATAGTTAATCTCTTTTGGTTTATTATAATGATTCATAATATGTGTGTAATGAGGGACATGTGCAAGCACTATAACCAAGCATTAATGACACTGATTTATTCAGTCTTCTGTTGGTCAGAAGTTACAGAATTGCTTCAAACGTATGTTGATAGAAGGGTCATAATTCCACTTTGAGTAGTCTCTGTGGGAAATATTTGTGGTGGTGTTTCATCTCCTCAAATCATCTTATGGGATTATGAATGAGCAGAATCGAGGTGCTTGACTGGGAATCGAACCTTGGACCTTTAGCTTTTCAAGCCACACTGCAGATCATTACATTTTCCAGGTTCTTTATTTCTGTGtgttctgtatgttctgctgtgGAAGGATTGATACTGGtctcaggggtgccgacttataaaaaatattgggggggcccaaaccggggaccttacCCCggttaaattttataagtagtgaattttaagttttttaagcattttagaagagtcatatgatcaacattagaaccctgatcactcaaatCTTGATatgtggacactccggggaaaatcaacaagcctgacacatgttttcctcacatctgtaacgaatttttgagggggctcgggccctctcaggccccatggagtcggcgccactgactagTCTACGCAATAAAATCAGAGTTTAGCTCTGTCACAGAATATGTAGTTAACTGCACTGGACTACTTTGACAGCAAGAGTTTGGATACAGCAGTACTGTAACAGTGATGTATCACTCTGCTGGAAGTATGTTGTGGCAACTTCTGTACTGGAATAGCTGTGTATAGGGCTGAAACTGTACTATAGCCGTTCAAACAATGCACAGAACTGCTGTACTAATGGTCAAAATACTTGTGTAGGAATTCATTTTaagctaatgaaaatatttattgcttgtTGTTTGTGAATATGTAAGTGCAATAATATTATAagattattttacttaaattatttttaattttcttaggtCACAAGCAGGCTTTGGAATGGTGTAAAGAATATGGAAAGATTAAAAGCCCTGATTCCAAGATCAAGCCAGAATCACATCTATTTTTCAGACGTCTAGCTTCAATTGTTGAGTTGTCTCTAAATAAATGTGAAAGGGAAAATTGTTTTATgtgagtaaataataaatatgtgcaTCTATCATCATTTTGATTTGAGATTACCtatattcatgaaattattactgtgtaataacaaaaaatgtgttattgTGAGCATAAACTCCTACGGAAACCTAAAAGGAGAACTGCAATATGTTGATAGAAGATGGAGATTAAAATATGTGAatcttttttcattgaaatatgtgaTTTATGAGTGACGTACTATGTTATGTACTTACATTAATTCAACGATTTGCTTTACTATTATCACCAGCTACCACCAGAAGGTACCAGCGGCTGCACCTCAACTGGAGACTGAAGCAAACTTCGGACTAGTGGAACCAGATTCAATAAAATTGCCTGGACCGAATCCGCTCTGGAAACCTTCCGTGTATGCGGCATTTCCATGCAAAACACTTGATAAAAAGGACATCGCAGCTACTGTATGCTCTCTTcgattacatatttttttgtagtgatattaattagagatgtgcgaatagtgtccgcaaatactcgaatacctcgaatactagaaagtattcgatattcgaggtctcgaataattatgctaaaggtactatctcgaatgcctcaaatactttgaattttgcgtcatacactgtcgcatacatgtcgttggtagttgactcggaaaaatgtagagaactctacccc
Protein-coding sequences here:
- the LOC124166701 gene encoding BRO1 domain-containing protein BROX-like isoform X1, producing the protein MSHWFHRNSFKATTVVNFNIAGDCGPDVKAICAALKDARQKLLLVIVDPHQPSADVEELLKNYLSLLTGFLLAIDEKQEESNDPSKLRNNFIFKWTHTLLGNVPQSVHDAFYEAASMSINVAIWHMKHASMIAAGDHVSLVQSKEVHSELKLAASIFKFVEDFYLPRFLEKPMPGSDFDPKVLKAFINQSIAEAQEVTVARAIELKHNPNIIAGIANETSKRFLSAFNSLEGVREAAQWRTYLKLKSLIYLSFAYCFFGETLLSQDKCGDAMRALQESQTCHKQALEWCKEYGKIKSPDSKIKPESHLFFRRLASIVELSLNKCERENCFIYHQKVPAAAPQLETEANFGLVEPDSIKLPGPNPLWKPSVYAAFPCKTLDKKDIAATAAASKLEELPPVKEVPIKHTERDQKNKSGCVIQ
- the LOC124166701 gene encoding BRO1 domain-containing protein BROX-like isoform X2, with translation MTVNEAFMNCWSTVHLPSMVNFTRGMTFILACALKDARQKLLLVIVDPHQPSADVEELLKNYLSLLTGFLLAIDEKQEESNDPSKLRNNFIFKWTHTLLGNVPQSVHDAFYEAASMSINVAIWHMKHASMIAAGDHVSLVQSKEVHSELKLAASIFKFVEDFYLPRFLEKPMPGSDFDPKVLKAFINQSIAEAQEVTVARAIELKHNPNIIAGIANETSKRFLSAFNSLEGVREAAQWRTYLKLKSLIYLSFAYCFFGETLLSQDKCGDAMRALQESQTCHKQALEWCKEYGKIKSPDSKIKPESHLFFRRLASIVELSLNKCERENCFIYHQKVPAAAPQLETEANFGLVEPDSIKLPGPNPLWKPSVYAAFPCKTLDKKDIAATAAASKLEELPPVKEVPIKHTERDQKNKSGCVIQ